The following proteins come from a genomic window of Edaphobacter sp. 4G125:
- the ligD gene encoding DNA ligase D: MAGSRKTALKKATKSAAKKKLYIQQNDAADAVDEQLARYRSMRDFNITSEPSGKDSDSTSVEGLPFCIQKHAASHLHYDFRLGWNGVLKSWAIAKGPSYFTGDKRLAVQVEDHPLEYGGFEGIIPKGQYGGGTVMLWDQGTWDPQPGYTDVNAGLRDGSLKFILHGAKLQGKWALIRMGGKWAKEKKPNWLLIKEHDEFERKQDETPITESEPDSVVTGRSIEEIANSGDHVWNSKDTRSGEKAWFRKEPTKGATKRIPSSFQQRLKEIPKEKQPEFLPPQLASMKEVPPSGVGWLHELKLDGYRIQARKDGDRVQMLTRKGLDWTHRMQTTANEIAKLAVDQATLDGELVVLKPNGTTSFADLQISLQEGAQHTVTYFAFDLLHLEGKNTRDLPLKERKALLSDLLVDINQDLLRLSEHIETEDARALLHKACELQAEGLLSKNANGRYISGRSSDWIKTKCLHEQEFVIGGYTLPSNDIRGVGALLLGYYDRGKLIYAGRAGTGFNHKTHKLVRDCLEELAQEKSPFASLPGDARKDALWVRPEMVAQVRFATWTADNLIRQAAFLGLREDKPAKEVVREEPDTSIGPKRARGRHLHSPQGEVEVPSRKTTEKKDVEGNEHASIRLTHPEKILDEASGMTKQILADYYWAIAEWMLPQIEGRPVSLVRCPEGSGKPCFFQKHVNSMLPKGIGSVDIADKKGKVEPYITLNTVEALAGLAQLGVLEVHPWGSRNEDLEHPDRLIFDLDPDEELDWSEIVDAAFELRRGLKKLKIESFVKTTGGKGLHIIAPIKAEHTWPEVKEFARKFALVMEKNAPQRYLTKMTKAARRGKIYLDYLRNERGATSVAAYSPRARIGAPVSMPLLWTELQKSTERPVFRVAELAEWKSRLKQDPWKDLSKIKQQLQLGLVD, encoded by the coding sequence ATGGCGGGTTCGAGAAAGACAGCCTTAAAAAAGGCGACCAAGTCTGCAGCGAAGAAGAAATTATATATCCAACAGAACGATGCGGCAGATGCTGTGGATGAGCAGCTTGCACGCTATCGTTCCATGCGCGACTTCAATATCACCTCGGAACCCAGTGGCAAGGATAGCGATAGTACCTCTGTCGAAGGACTTCCCTTCTGCATACAAAAGCATGCTGCCTCGCATCTGCATTACGACTTTCGGCTGGGGTGGAATGGTGTTTTGAAAAGCTGGGCCATCGCCAAAGGACCTAGCTATTTCACCGGAGACAAACGGCTGGCCGTACAGGTGGAAGATCATCCTCTGGAATACGGAGGGTTCGAAGGAATCATCCCGAAGGGTCAGTATGGCGGCGGAACAGTAATGTTGTGGGACCAGGGAACATGGGACCCACAGCCTGGATATACCGATGTCAACGCAGGATTGAGAGATGGAAGTCTGAAGTTTATTTTGCATGGGGCAAAGCTTCAGGGGAAATGGGCTTTGATCCGCATGGGAGGTAAATGGGCAAAAGAGAAAAAGCCCAACTGGCTGCTGATCAAAGAACATGATGAATTCGAGAGAAAACAGGATGAAACACCGATTACAGAATCAGAACCAGACAGCGTTGTGACCGGACGCTCCATTGAAGAGATTGCCAACAGTGGAGATCATGTCTGGAACTCAAAGGATACTCGCTCGGGAGAAAAGGCGTGGTTTCGCAAGGAACCAACAAAAGGCGCTACGAAACGCATACCGTCGAGCTTTCAACAACGGCTTAAGGAAATTCCGAAAGAAAAGCAGCCTGAGTTTCTGCCGCCTCAACTAGCGTCCATGAAAGAGGTGCCACCGTCAGGAGTTGGCTGGCTGCACGAGTTGAAGTTGGACGGATACAGGATTCAAGCGCGCAAGGATGGCGATCGCGTACAGATGTTGACTCGAAAGGGGCTGGACTGGACACATCGAATGCAGACGACGGCAAATGAAATCGCAAAGCTTGCGGTCGATCAAGCAACTTTAGATGGAGAGCTTGTCGTTCTCAAGCCAAATGGAACGACGAGCTTTGCTGATCTGCAAATTTCACTGCAAGAGGGAGCTCAACATACAGTTACTTACTTTGCATTTGATCTATTGCACTTGGAGGGTAAAAACACACGCGATCTCCCCCTCAAAGAACGCAAGGCTTTGTTAAGTGACCTTCTGGTTGACATCAATCAGGACCTGCTGCGGCTCAGCGAGCACATCGAAACCGAGGATGCCAGAGCACTGTTACACAAGGCGTGCGAATTACAAGCTGAGGGGCTCCTTTCAAAGAACGCGAACGGACGATATATTTCTGGTCGCAGCAGTGACTGGATCAAAACAAAGTGTCTGCACGAACAAGAGTTTGTGATTGGAGGTTACACTCTTCCCTCAAATGATATTCGCGGCGTAGGTGCGCTGCTATTGGGTTACTACGATCGGGGGAAGTTGATTTACGCAGGACGCGCTGGAACTGGATTCAACCATAAGACCCACAAGCTGGTACGCGATTGTCTGGAAGAATTAGCGCAAGAAAAGAGCCCTTTCGCTAGCCTGCCAGGAGATGCACGAAAGGACGCACTTTGGGTAAGACCAGAGATGGTAGCTCAAGTGCGGTTCGCGACATGGACAGCAGACAATCTGATTCGGCAAGCAGCCTTTCTTGGATTACGAGAAGACAAACCCGCTAAAGAAGTTGTACGCGAAGAGCCTGATACATCCATCGGCCCCAAGCGGGCAAGAGGGCGGCACCTGCATTCTCCGCAAGGAGAAGTTGAGGTACCAAGCAGAAAGACAACTGAGAAAAAAGATGTTGAGGGTAACGAACATGCATCGATACGTTTGACTCACCCGGAAAAAATATTGGATGAAGCATCGGGCATGACAAAACAGATACTTGCAGATTATTACTGGGCGATTGCGGAATGGATGCTTCCTCAGATTGAGGGTCGTCCTGTGAGCCTGGTGAGGTGTCCTGAAGGCTCAGGAAAGCCTTGTTTCTTTCAGAAACATGTGAACTCCATGCTTCCGAAGGGGATCGGCAGCGTCGATATTGCAGATAAGAAGGGAAAGGTAGAACCCTATATCACCCTAAATACCGTCGAGGCTCTAGCCGGACTGGCTCAATTGGGGGTCCTTGAGGTGCATCCATGGGGATCGCGCAATGAAGATCTGGAACATCCAGACCGATTGATCTTCGATCTCGATCCCGATGAGGAACTGGATTGGTCGGAGATTGTTGATGCCGCATTTGAACTTCGAAGAGGATTAAAGAAGCTCAAGATCGAAAGCTTTGTAAAGACCACTGGAGGCAAAGGACTACATATCATTGCGCCGATCAAAGCAGAGCATACATGGCCAGAAGTCAAGGAGTTCGCGCGTAAATTTGCACTCGTCATGGAGAAAAATGCGCCACAACGATATCTGACGAAGATGACCAAGGCAGCGCGGCGAGGGAAAATCTATCTGGATTATCTGAGAAATGAGCGTGGTGCTACTTCAGTTGCGGCTTATTCGCCTCGCGCGCGAATTGGCGCTCCTGTTTCAATGCCCCTACTCTGGACTGAGTTACAGAAGTCGACAGAAAGGCCCGTCTTTCGCGTTGCCGAATTAGCAGAATGGAAGTCCCGATTGAAGCAAGATCCCTGGAAGGATCTTTCGAAAATCAAACAGCAATTACAGTTGGGTCTCGTCGATTAA
- a CDS encoding 2-keto-4-pentenoate hydratase has translation MITAAREKDLMSAADLLLDARRTCHPIVDLPIELRPKTLEEAYFVQDRMSWAYEENGGWKVGAPTADATPSFAPMPAAWITCSGCDLRGVTHRYRGIEAEIAFKMGTDLPPRDTPYTREEVIAAIASMHPAIEILETALLDPAQATKLTATADMAVHGGFVYGEAVPNWHNIDFSTESVSVSIDGAVRVERRGSNTAGDLMRLLPWLANEGASRTEGLKKGDWITTGSWTGNTPANAGSVVEARFASCKPVIFRFA, from the coding sequence ATGATTACTGCTGCTCGTGAAAAAGACCTGATGAGTGCAGCTGACCTGCTGCTCGATGCTCGACGAACCTGCCACCCAATCGTAGACCTTCCAATTGAGCTACGCCCGAAAACACTAGAAGAGGCTTATTTTGTGCAAGATAGGATGTCCTGGGCATATGAGGAGAACGGTGGATGGAAGGTGGGCGCTCCAACTGCCGACGCTACGCCTTCTTTTGCTCCGATGCCGGCGGCCTGGATTACATGCAGCGGATGCGATCTGAGGGGAGTGACCCATCGCTACCGCGGAATCGAAGCAGAGATCGCATTCAAGATGGGGACCGATCTACCACCACGCGATACACCTTATACCCGTGAAGAGGTGATTGCTGCGATTGCCAGTATGCATCCTGCGATTGAAATTCTTGAAACGGCACTACTGGATCCTGCGCAGGCAACGAAACTTACCGCAACCGCCGATATGGCCGTGCATGGTGGATTCGTCTATGGCGAGGCGGTCCCGAACTGGCATAATATCGACTTTTCTACCGAGTCTGTATCGGTCTCAATCGATGGAGCCGTGCGAGTGGAGCGTAGGGGATCCAATACTGCTGGCGACCTGATGCGACTACTCCCATGGCTGGCGAATGAAGGAGCGAGCCGCACCGAAGGACTGAAAAAAGGCGACTGGATTACTACTGGAAGCTGGACTGGAAATACTCCAGCCAATGCCGGTTCGGTTGTGGAAGCGCGATTTGCATCCTGCAAGCCAGTAATCTTCCGTTTTGCTTGA
- the ku gene encoding non-homologous end joining protein Ku, giving the protein MARPYWSGQIQISLVSFGVKLFVATESKSEIRFHQINRKTGERVRHQKVAASSIEDNPGEAAEAIDKGDIVKGYEYRKGEYVMIEPKELEELRIPSKHAIEVSQFIDLNELTPEYMEKPYFIVPEDDVQTEAYTVVRAALKKSKKAALGKIAFGGREHVFAITASEDDKLGGMMGYTMRYQDELRDPAEYFKDIKKVAVNQDSLELALELIKRKATKFEPNKFKDQYEAAVRELVEAKIQNLPIPKEEEAAPRRGQVINLMDALRKSVGGKEVEATSSTKKKPSSSVRSAASKEKEGISLVKPGKSSGKRKSA; this is encoded by the coding sequence ATGGCACGTCCTTACTGGTCTGGGCAGATCCAGATATCGCTGGTGTCCTTTGGCGTAAAGCTGTTTGTGGCTACAGAATCCAAGAGCGAGATTCGTTTTCACCAGATCAACCGAAAGACGGGAGAACGCGTGCGGCACCAGAAGGTTGCTGCGAGCTCGATCGAGGACAATCCAGGCGAAGCCGCAGAGGCAATCGACAAGGGCGACATTGTAAAAGGCTACGAATATCGCAAGGGCGAATACGTCATGATCGAGCCCAAGGAGTTGGAAGAGCTCCGTATTCCCTCTAAACATGCAATTGAGGTATCCCAGTTTATTGATCTGAATGAATTGACTCCGGAGTATATGGAAAAGCCGTATTTCATTGTTCCGGAAGATGACGTTCAGACAGAGGCCTATACCGTGGTGCGCGCTGCACTCAAGAAGAGCAAGAAGGCCGCATTAGGAAAGATCGCCTTTGGGGGACGAGAACATGTCTTTGCGATTACGGCGAGTGAGGACGACAAGCTGGGCGGCATGATGGGATACACCATGCGGTATCAGGACGAACTTCGAGATCCCGCAGAGTACTTCAAGGACATCAAAAAAGTTGCTGTCAATCAAGACTCTCTTGAACTGGCTTTGGAACTGATCAAGCGAAAAGCTACAAAGTTCGAACCCAATAAATTCAAAGACCAATATGAGGCAGCCGTCCGAGAACTTGTCGAGGCAAAGATTCAGAATCTGCCGATACCGAAGGAAGAAGAAGCTGCTCCGCGACGCGGACAGGTGATTAACCTGATGGATGCTCTACGCAAGAGCGTTGGCGGGAAAGAGGTGGAAGCAACTTCTTCTACCAAGAAGAAACCGTCTTCCTCCGTTCGATCTGCTGCATCCAAAGAAAAGGAAGGCATTTCGCTGGTAAAGCCGGGGAAATCTTCAGGTAAGCGGAAGTCGGCGTAA